The genomic DNA AGGTAAAAGGTTAATTATCCAAGGTAAAAGCATAGTTATGGATAAACCTAAAGTTACTAGAGTTCCCAAAATTCCCAAGAATGGGTTATTGATAATAATACCAATAGAAGTGAGAGCGATCGCTAATATTGTAGAAATTAAAGCTCTCGGTTTTACGGAAGATTGATAGTTAGAAACTACATTACCGCTAGATTGATCAGACTTTAAAACATCAGAATGATGGTGAGATTGTAAATGGGAAATAGCTGATAAAGCATCTTGTTCAGCCAAAATTTTCTCTGTAATTTCATTATCACCTAAACCATCCAGAAAATTATCCGTTTGTAAATTTTGATCTGAGTTGTCTTCTGGTGGATAAGAAGAATTAGATTCTTTACTCATACTTACTATTTTTGAATATTCTGATAATTTTAGAAATTGATCCTATTTTTACAGTTTATACGTTATTTTATACAGTTCACATAAATCAATTTCCGACTATTACCTGGAAATTTTCTCAAAATTTGTCAGGAGTAAATTATCCTATCACTGACTTTTTACTCCTGACAATTGCATTGTAAATTTATTTTTTATGGAAACATCAACAAAAAGAAACAAAAATTGATTAAGCTAGTCCTACCAACTTAGCACTTAGTTCCCACATCTTTTCAGCTTTTGCATCGTCGCTGGCCTCGTTGGAAACTTTTTGCACAAAGGACTTACCTTCTTTTTTCTGTCTATTTCCCCAACTCCAATACATTCCAGATTCACTGTAAGCTGGATCAGTAACTACATCGGCTACTCTTTTACCAGCTAGTTCTTCAGAAACAAACCCACCAGTAATGTACTTCTGGAAGAGAGGGAACAGTTTCTGGAACAGGGGATAATGGTTACGGAATAAGGGGGTTGTTGCTACACAACCAGGATATAGAGAACTAAAGGTAATACCAGTTGACTCATGATAGCGTCTGTGTAATTCTCTCATCGTCAAGACGTTACAAACTTTACTATCTTTATAGGCCTTAACAGGTTCAAATTTCTTGCCATCAATCATAGTTTGAGGTGCTTTAAATCCTGCTTCAAACCCTTTCAAATCTCCCAAATCTGGACGGGGGGGAATTTTTCCACCTAACTCATTGGGGTTATGGGTGACAGTTCCCAAAATTACCAGTCTGGGTTCAGCAGCAGAAGACTTTTGTAAATCTTCCAACATCAAGTTACACAGTAAAAAATGTCCTAAATGGTTTGTCGCTACACTTAACTCATATCCATCTGGACTATATAAAGGTTCTTTTAGCAAGGGCATATAAATAGCCGCATTGCAAACCAAAGCATCTAAAGATTTACCAGTAGCTCTAAAGTCCTGGACAAATTTTCTGACACTATCTAAAGAAGCCAGGTCTAAATGTATGATACTATAGCTATCCTGCGGTATTCCCGCAGTTTGGGCTGCTTGTTGGGTTTTTTCCAAATTTCGACAGGCCATAACTACGTGCCATTTACCAGTTGCTGCTAAGGCCTTTGCAGCATACAAACCCACACCAGAGGATGTACCTGTAATTACAACCGTTGATTTTTCCATGTTAATCAGACTGTCTTAATTTTAGTTGAGTTTTTCTATGTTCTCATGTTCCGTTGCTTATGAAACAGAATGAATCAGTCAGTGCTAGTTTAGCATTGCTGATAAGTGTAAAATTTTTGAAAAAAGTAGCATAACTTGTATTCTTGAGTACCAGAAATTTGGGCCAAAAATTTGGGGTATTAACAGCCATACTACCAAACTCCTAAAAGTCATAGTTGATAACAGTTTTAATAGAACATGATAGATGGGTTAAAAAGAGTTACATCTTCTGAGTCTTGGTTAATATTAAGAATTTAATTGCAGCATTCAACAGTCAGCGTTCAGCTAATAGCTGAATGTTTACAATTTAATCATGACAGGATTACAGGTAAAATGAAAGCAAAATTTATCAAGTAATTGCTTGATTTTACTTAAATATGATATGATTCACATGATTTAATAAAAACTTTTCCAAATCTTTATTTTTTCCTTGGTAAAACACAAGACAATTGATAATACTTTAGTTGAATTGGATACGACTTTTAATTATCCAGAAGTTTTAACATTATATATTGAGTTCTGTAGGTGCAGTATGGTTTTTCGGAGATACTTGATTGCCTGTGGATGTGTTGGTCTTTTATCAACAGGATGCGTTGATGTAGCGGTATCATCAACAGAATATACCAAGCAAGTTGTACAAGAAAATAATGTAGCTCAATTAATAGCAGAAGTACAAGATACTCAAGAGGCTAAAAAACTCCTAACTCAAGGCAATAATTTTTTAGATGCTAATCGCTATAAAGAAGCTCTAGCATTGTACAATCAAGCCGTTGAATTGAAAAAAGACAGTGAAGAAATATGGGTAAATAGGGGTAATGCTCTAATCGCTTTACATCGCTATGAAGAAGCTCTAGAATCCTATGATAAAGCGATCGCTATTCGTCCTAATAAAAATGAAGCTTGGTATAATCGGGGAAATGCTTTATCAGCTTTGCGCCGTTATCAAGAAGCCGTCAAATCCTATGATGAAGCCATAGTTATTAATCCAGAAAAGTTTGAAACTTGGATAAATAGAGGAATTGCCTTAACAAAATTAAAAAGATACACAGAAGGTTTAGCATCTTATAACCAAGCAATCACCCTTAACTCAAATGCCCATCAAGCATACTACAATAAAGCTTGTAATTATGCCCTGCAAAACAATCTTTTATTAGCTGTTGAAGCATTAGATAAAGCCATCAAAATTCTCCCTGAAAAATACAAAGAACTA from Okeanomitos corallinicola TIOX110 includes the following:
- a CDS encoding tetratricopeptide repeat protein, with product MVFRRYLIACGCVGLLSTGCVDVAVSSTEYTKQVVQENNVAQLIAEVQDTQEAKKLLTQGNNFLDANRYKEALALYNQAVELKKDSEEIWVNRGNALIALHRYEEALESYDKAIAIRPNKNEAWYNRGNALSALRRYQEAVKSYDEAIVINPEKFETWINRGIALTKLKRYTEGLASYNQAITLNSNAHQAYYNKACNYALQNNLLLAVEALDKAIKILPEKYKELAKIDTDFDKIRDQKQFQEVLK
- a CDS encoding protochlorophyllide reductase, whose translation is MEKSTVVITGTSSGVGLYAAKALAATGKWHVVMACRNLEKTQQAAQTAGIPQDSYSIIHLDLASLDSVRKFVQDFRATGKSLDALVCNAAIYMPLLKEPLYSPDGYELSVATNHLGHFLLCNLMLEDLQKSSAAEPRLVILGTVTHNPNELGGKIPPRPDLGDLKGFEAGFKAPQTMIDGKKFEPVKAYKDSKVCNVLTMRELHRRYHESTGITFSSLYPGCVATTPLFRNHYPLFQKLFPLFQKYITGGFVSEELAGKRVADVVTDPAYSESGMYWSWGNRQKKEGKSFVQKVSNEASDDAKAEKMWELSAKLVGLA